The Insulibacter thermoxylanivorax genome segment TTCGATCGCCCGCTTCGATCAGGAGCGCGTGATGGATCAGATCGAACAAGCTTTGCTGCGATATGTCCGGGATAAGGAAAGGCAGATCATATAGAAACTTATTAGGACTTATTAGGACTTATTAGGACTTATTAGGACTTATTAGGACTTATTAGGACTTATTAGGACTTATAGGGAACTTGCGGCGCGAATAGCATGAATAAGGGCTGCCCTTCGCCAGAGGACGATGGGGCAGCCCCGTTTTCGTATACTGGTATGCTGGTCTTGGGACCATGGCCTTATCTTATCTTGTCTTAAGCTTAAGGGACATGAAGTATAACCCCAAGTCAGGCCTCCAGTTCCACGTTCGGATCGACCTCAGCATCGTAATCGACGCCGTCGACCTCGAAGCCGAACAGCTTGAAGAAGTCCGTGCGATATCCCGCGATGTCGCTGATCTCCTGCAGATTCTCCGAAGTGACTTGCTGCCAGAGCTTGGCCACTTCCTCTTGGACATCTTGACGCATCTCCAGATCATCGACGCGGATGAGCCGCTGCTCATCCACAGGCACTTCTCCGCCCTTGTACAGTCGATCGCGGAACAGGCGATGCATCTGTTCGATGGTGTTTTCGTGCAGGCCCTTATCCTTCATCACCTTAAAGAGCAGGGAGATGTACAGCGGAACGACGGGAATGGCCGCGCTGGATTGGGTGACAAGCGCCTTGTTCACAGAGACATAGGCTTCACCGCCGATGCGGGATTGCAGTTTCTCATGGAGCTGGTGGCTCGTGCTTTCCAGATCGTCTTTGGCTCGTCCGATCGTTCCTTCGCGATAGACCGGGTAGGTGATCTCCGGACCGATGTAGGAATAGGCGACGGTCTTCGCGCCTTCAGCCAGCACACCTGCTTCCAGCAGGGCATCGATCCACATCGCCCAGTCTTCGCCGCCCATGACGGCGATGGTCGCGCGGATCTCCTCATCCGAAGCCGGCTCCAGGGTGATCTCGGTGACCTCGCCCGTATGGATATCCACGGTCTTGTTCGTGTATGTGCTGCCGATCGGCTTCAGCACGGAGTTAAAGGTTTCGCCGCTGGTCGGGTGGGTGCGGCGCGGTGCTGCCAAGCTGTAGACGACGAGGTCCACTTGGCCCAGGTCCTTGCGAATCTTCTCGATGGTTTGCTGCTTGATCTCATCGGAGAAGGCATCGCCGACGATGCTGGCCGCATAGAGGCCGTCAGCCCGCGCTGCTCGTTCGAAGGCTGCGGTGTTGTACCAGCCGGCCGTTGCCGTGCGGCTGCCGGATGCCGGCCGCTCGAAGCATACGCCCAGCGTAGCCGCTTGGCTGCCGTAAGCCGCCGCGATGCGGGATGCCAGACCGTAGCCCGTCGATGAGCCGATGATGAGCACCTTCTTCGGTCCGTCAATGGCCGGCTGCTGCTTGACGTAATCGATCTGCTCTTGCACATTCCGGGCACAACCGATCGGATGAGCAGTTGTGCAGATGAATCCGCGCACTTTAGGTTTAATGATCATACGCCCAAATCCTTTCCGATTCCCAATATTAGATTCCTTGATTCCTTAATAAATTTCAGTAGTACATTATCAAATAATGGTTGGCTTGGCAAGGTTCATCCCGCGGCACCATTACCCGGGAAAGCGCATGAATCGACAGTCTGCGAC includes the following:
- the fabV gene encoding enoyl-ACP reductase FabV, whose protein sequence is MIIKPKVRGFICTTAHPIGCARNVQEQIDYVKQQPAIDGPKKVLIIGSSTGYGLASRIAAAYGSQAATLGVCFERPASGSRTATAGWYNTAAFERAARADGLYAASIVGDAFSDEIKQQTIEKIRKDLGQVDLVVYSLAAPRRTHPTSGETFNSVLKPIGSTYTNKTVDIHTGEVTEITLEPASDEEIRATIAVMGGEDWAMWIDALLEAGVLAEGAKTVAYSYIGPEITYPVYREGTIGRAKDDLESTSHQLHEKLQSRIGGEAYVSVNKALVTQSSAAIPVVPLYISLLFKVMKDKGLHENTIEQMHRLFRDRLYKGGEVPVDEQRLIRVDDLEMRQDVQEEVAKLWQQVTSENLQEISDIAGYRTDFFKLFGFEVDGVDYDAEVDPNVELEA